The sequence TTTGTACCTGGTACACATTCAATCCTCATTCTTCCTCACCCAAGAAAAACGTTCACCAGCTTCACCCATCCAAAAAACGAGATCCAAAGGGGTATACTGAATAACACACCCCAAAACAAACCTTCAAATAGACTTCCTTCTTTTTCTATCATCCTGCATCTCCCGACTTTATGTATTTTACTAGTCAGCTTTAACAGAAGAAGGAGTAGATATACCGTATGAATATCTACTAAAAAAACCTTCCACCAAAAGTGAAAGGCTTGCATTTATACCATCAATAATCAACTTCAGTGGAAATATCATCCCACATAATGGATAACGTTTGAGAAGAAACGCTTACACCGCAATTTTTCACAAAGTCAGTGTGGTTGACATAGGTTGGCTGACCAGACTTAACATCCCCACTTACAGAACCTTTCACAAATAACTTACCATTTACATGTATCTGACTGGCTTCTAGGTTACCGGCCACACACATTTTTGAGTTTTTACGAATGGATAAGTGTTTGGAAATAGAAGCGCCCCCCCCAACATACGTATAGGAATTGTCTTCTATATCCATATGCCCGTCAAGGCTCATGCTGCCTCCGACATATACCTTGGAACTGTCCAATCTTAGGTGTCCTCCAAAGCTCATCGCACCCTTTACTTCAAGGATCACGTTTGAAGCATTATTCATATTCTTCCCCAGTGACATGGATCCGTCAGAATGAATTTGTGTAGTGTTCATGTTATTGGCATTACCGTCCAGTATGAGTGCTCCGGTTGTATAAATAAGCTTGTCTTCCAAGTCATTATGATTTTGAGGATAGGATCCCGATCCCAGAACTAAAATTTCGTCGCAACGATCATAAATAATCGGTGGGTTTTTGCATTCCCCCCGTAGGTTTTCCGGTTTCCGGATTTGATTGAAATCTGGTAGTTCTTTTGAAGAGGTTGATCCGATTGTAATAGGTATCGTCATGGTCGTAAGTAAGATAGTTTCTTTACTTTCCGAACTTCCTAAGCTTTTAAAATGGATGAATAGTTCATTCTTTTGTTCATTAAGGTCACTAAAGTTCGTTAAATCATCATTTTTAGTGATTTGAAAATAAGAACCCAATTCTTCATCTTCTATCTCTACCTTTTCATTTTCCAGGGACCCTTCAACTTTCACCTTTAAATCTTCACTATTTGTTGCCCCCTCTACCTCTGTTTCTTTCAAGACATTCCTGATCTTACCTTCAAAATACTCCACGCCCATCTCCGCCAATGCAACCGATTGATAGTCCTTCTCTACTTCCTTATTTTGCTTCACACTGCTAAAGGATTGGCCCATGAAGGATAATGAAATCACCATAAAAACAACCATCATTAATAAGACGGTTACCAATGCATATCCTTTTTCGTTTTTTAGATCATTCACTATGGTTACTTCCCTTCAGTCTATATAAGGTTGTATCGATGACGAACTTATTGTTGGGATGGTGCTTATCTGTGATCGTGACGAGTAAAGGGTAATCGATCTTGCTTGGTTTGATGGGTTCTTCCGGGGCATTTTCCAGTGAAAAACACAGATCGTTATGATGAAACTCCTCTTCTTTTTCACTGTATTTCACTTTGATGGTACAATCCGGGTTTTCCAATTCATAGGATTCAGAAGTCTGATGAATCCTCGTCAACTTCATCGTTAAAATATTCGCTTCCTGCTGAATACTATTTTGTGAGACTGCCTTTTTCGTATAATTAATTCCCTGAAAGAAAACGTTCCACACAACTGCACCTATAATCGACAAAATCGTTAATGTAGCAAGGACTTCAACAAATGATAATCCCCGTTCGTTATGTATCAATGTAGAAGCCCCCTTAGTCATTTACCATCACGTATCCGTAGGTTTCACTTACTATTTTTTGATCTTCAACCACTTGAACGAGTAATTGATGAGCTTTTGTTGGGGATGGAGATTCCGCTGTATCCAAATCCGAGTGTTTATTGATCGTTACATTTACCTCAAATCCATCGATTGTGGAAGTGAAATAATGATAGTCATTGGGGTCTGTTCCTTCATTTTTTATGTAATGTGGGGGCGGTGTGTCAAGACTTCCCCTTTCCTTCCACGCAGCAAGTTCTCCCCTGGCCACGTTCACAGCCTTCATTTTCTCGCCATTATACGTATTCATCCTGCCCATCTGGGGAAAGAAATTCACAATTGTCAAGAGAACGATCGATAAGATCACCATCGACAAAAGCACTTCAAGTAACGTAATCCCTTTTTCATTTTGTGTCATGATCTCATCCAACCTCCTCTTCAACTGATTATATTTTCCTATATCGATTATATCATTCCCATTCTACTAATCACTCAATCATGTGTTAAAATCAACTAAAAAAAAAAAACGATGCCAATCTATCGGTGCCAGGCACAAAAACCACGTTGTGTGCCTGGCACCGATAGATTGCACCGATAAGCCGGTATTCCTTTAGATAACCAGATTGGATTCAACAGGAATACCGATCGTAAACGTCGTCCACTCATCGTTCGAATGACAACGAATTTCACCGCCATGCTTCTCAATCAACTTTTTACAGATATATAGACCGATTCCGGTTCCAAGATCTTTCGTCGTGTAAAAGGGTTCAAAGATGGCTTCGATGGTCTCCTCCTTAATCCGCGGGCCATTATTGGAGATCTCCAGTTTTGTCTTGCCTGCTTCTTCTTCACAGGAAACGATGATCTGACGGTGGCCTTCCACTTCTTGAAGAGCGTCAATCGAGTTCATGATCAGGTTAAGAAAAACCTGTCTAAGCTCATCCCTGTTCCCCAATACCCTGATGGCCGTATCACACTTAAAATCAATGGTTACATCGCCATCCAGAAGGCTGGGATACAAGAATTCAATGGTTTCTTCAAGATGGTCGGAAAGGATGATCTCTTCCCTTACACTCTCAATTAAATCTTTTCTCGACACATGTAGGAATTGAGAGATACGGTAATTCAATTGCTCAAGCTCATGCTGCATAATATCCAGATACGGTAAGTCAGGATAACCGTTCTGCAAGAGCTTGGTGAACCCGATGATGGAAGTGAGTGGGTTTCTAAATTCATGGACAAAGCTCGAACTCATCTGTCCCAGAATCGTCAGCCTTTCTTTATGGGTCTGGTCGATATACGACTCTTTTTCCTGGAGCTGCTGCTCTTTGATTTCCGTATATTTTCTGACGGCCAAGTAGGAAAAACGGTCGAATAACGCATTGATTTCTTCAAAGATGGGCTGTAATTCCCGGAGCTCGATCCCTGAATTACTTACCCATTTTATGATGATGCTTTTTCCTATATTCACGTTGTACACAAACTCACTGATATTGACGTTTGCGTTGACTCGTTCCAGTGCAGTCTTGTGTGCAAGATAAGTGATTTCTGCTTCACTTAAGGGCTTCTCGATCGCACGTTTCACTAATTGAAACATTTTCACCCCATTTTTCAACACTTCTTCTTTATATAAATCGTTTTCTGAAATAACGATGTCTTTTAGCCAATTATGTAAAAATTCATCTGAATGATCTTCCAGAAATTGTATCAGCGTGGTTGAAGCACTAGTCATTGAATGGCAGTCCCTTCATTCCGTTTATTGTCAAAATATTCGTTGATATCATCATAACAGAAAATAAGGGATAGGATGAGAGTCATTTGGTATTTTATTAGTTGGGGAATAATTGAAACAGATGAAAATAAAATAAGACCAATGAACACCCGAGGCGTCATTGGTCATTCTGATATTTCCTATAAACCGCTGAGCTCCTCTACCACTTTTTGAGAAACGGCACCTTCTCCCCCAAGTACAGTATAGTACCACGTTCCATTTTCTGAAATATATTTCCGTACAGGGTCAGGAACCTTATTTTTTTCTACCAGGATGATAGGTTCGTAGTATTTGGAGGCGAGTACAGAACCAGTCAGTGCATCGGCAAAGTTTTGACCGGTGGCAACGGTGATGATATCTCCGGGCATTTCAAGTTGTGTGGCGATGTTGACCGATGTTTCATAACGGTCTTTACCTGAAATCCGCACAGGATTCTTTGTAGCAAGTTGCTTTTGGACTCCGTCTGAAATGGCTGATTTTCCTCCTACGATGATTGTGTCCGTGACATTTTTCAGAGCTTCCTTCGTTTCATCTGCTAATGCATTAGCAGGACTTAACAGGATAGGTATTCCACTTGAAGCAGCATAAGGGGCAATGGATAAAGCATCAGGGAAATTGCCGCCGTAGGCAATGACTGCCTGATCGTAATACCCTAATTCTTTTGCAAGTTTCGCAGCCGTTTCATATCTGGTTTTCCCCCCGATTCGACGGACATCCAAGCCGTTATTCTGTAAGTCCTTTGCAACTTTAGCTGATATTGCACCCTCTCCTCCTAAAATAACAACCTTCTTAGCCCCTAATTCTTTTATTCGTTCTTTTACCTTACCATTTAAGCTATCCTTTGGATTTAATAGGATCGGTGCATCATTTTGATAAGCGAATGGGGCACCTGCCAAAGCGTCAGGGAATGTGGTGTCTCTTGCCAAAACAACCGTTTCAGCACCGTCAGGCCATCCTACCTTTGAAATTTCAATCGCGGTTTCATGCCGGTCGTTTCCGTAAATCCGATACACATTATCCACGGTTTCCTCTCCAGTGAATGCGGTCAATCCATACACTCCATCCCCGCCGAACATATTCAGGTCAGTGGCTGCAAGATAATAGGAACCTGGAGGAAGAGAATAATAGATCTGGAGATTGTCGCTACCATCTTCCAGCCATTCATCGGGATATACAGGCTCTCCTTCCTGGGTGAAAAGCAAATACCCCACATCATTGAGAGTCGTCAATGTCGTTCCGTAAATATACGTATCTTGCATTTCATCCATATCCAAGCTGTAAAAGTCCAAGTCTTCAGACCACCAAAAGGTGCCGAGTACGATGTCGTCG is a genomic window of Rossellomorea sp. y25 containing:
- a CDS encoding prepilin-type N-terminal cleavage/methylation domain-containing protein; its protein translation is MIHNERGLSFVEVLATLTILSIIGAVVWNVFFQGINYTKKAVSQNSIQQEANILTMKLTRIHQTSESYELENPDCTIKVKYSEKEEEFHHNDLCFSLENAPEEPIKPSKIDYPLLVTITDKHHPNNKFVIDTTLYRLKGSNHSE
- a CDS encoding prepilin-type N-terminal cleavage/methylation domain-containing protein, with product MTQNEKGITLLEVLLSMVILSIVLLTIVNFFPQMGRMNTYNGEKMKAVNVARGELAAWKERGSLDTPPPHYIKNEGTDPNDYHYFTSTIDGFEVNVTINKHSDLDTAESPSPTKAHQLLVQVVEDQKIVSETYGYVMVND
- a CDS encoding HAMP domain-containing sensor histidine kinase, whose amino-acid sequence is MTSASTTLIQFLEDHSDEFLHNWLKDIVISENDLYKEEVLKNGVKMFQLVKRAIEKPLSEAEITYLAHKTALERVNANVNISEFVYNVNIGKSIIIKWVSNSGIELRELQPIFEEINALFDRFSYLAVRKYTEIKEQQLQEKESYIDQTHKERLTILGQMSSSFVHEFRNPLTSIIGFTKLLQNGYPDLPYLDIMQHELEQLNYRISQFLHVSRKDLIESVREEIILSDHLEETIEFLYPSLLDGDVTIDFKCDTAIRVLGNRDELRQVFLNLIMNSIDALQEVEGHRQIIVSCEEEAGKTKLEISNNGPRIKEETIEAIFEPFYTTKDLGTGIGLYICKKLIEKHGGEIRCHSNDEWTTFTIGIPVESNLVI
- a CDS encoding cell wall-binding repeat-containing protein, which produces MEKISTGLFVILLIFCLSVSPSFAAGAFDYTTIKEELQSLSKKPSTSTLDDSTFTTRLKERMKGLNKPDEMKLMGEMYELEPNDYPYQADYIRLDDIVLGTFWWSEDLDFYSLDMDEMQDTYIYGTTLTTLNDVGYLLFTQEGEPVYPDEWLEDGSDNLQIYYSLPPGSYYLAATDLNMFGGDGVYGLTAFTGEETVDNVYRIYGNDRHETAIEISKVGWPDGAETVVLARDTTFPDALAGAPFAYQNDAPILLNPKDSLNGKVKERIKELGAKKVVILGGEGAISAKVAKDLQNNGLDVRRIGGKTRYETAAKLAKELGYYDQAVIAYGGNFPDALSIAPYAASSGIPILLSPANALADETKEALKNVTDTIIVGGKSAISDGVQKQLATKNPVRISGKDRYETSVNIATQLEMPGDIITVATGQNFADALTGSVLASKYYEPIILVEKNKVPDPVRKYISENGTWYYTVLGGEGAVSQKVVEELSGL